From the Lolium rigidum isolate FL_2022 chromosome 2, APGP_CSIRO_Lrig_0.1, whole genome shotgun sequence genome, one window contains:
- the LOC124687371 gene encoding mitochondrial import inner membrane translocase subunit Tim13-like has protein sequence MDSFSSSSMSSSGSQQSTDAVMEQIKAQLAQAYAQEFMETLGTKCFAKCVTKPGTSLTGSESSCISRCVERYMEATGIVSRALFSQR, from the exons ATGGACTCCTTCTcgtcgtcgtcgatgtcgtcctccggCTCGCAGCAAAGCACGGATGCGGTCATGGAGCAGATCAAGGCGCAGCTCGCCCAGGCCTATGCCCAGGAGTTCATGGAG ACTCTTGGGACCAAGTGCTTCGCGAAGTGTGTGACCAAGCCAGGAACAAGCTTGACAGGAAGCGAGAGCAGCTGCATATCACGCTGCGTTGAGCGTTACATGGAGGCAACCGGTATCGTCAGCCGTGCTTTGTTCAGCCAGCGCTAA